The following is a genomic window from Malus sylvestris chromosome 7, drMalSylv7.2, whole genome shotgun sequence.
TACTTGTATAACCCAAATGAGTACTCTTTTATTGGCAAATTGGTCTAACGTTTgagattttttgaaaaaaaaaatgacgagGAAATTAGATGAATACTATAATCAAGAATTTCTAGCTCTTTGGTTACTGTTAATTGACATATGCGTGTTAAGTCAGTTAGACAGTAAGTCTACGCTCTTGCAAACGGTTCGAGACTTCCtcgtaatttatttatttaatcttgGGTAAACTTTGagatataatattaatttttttactaaTATTATTCTATTAGTAAAAGAGATTGATGGTGACTTTCCTTTACGATAGGCTTAAGCATCTTTCTCAATTTGACTAActgtatttataaattataatatattaaatGCAGACTTGCAGAGGAATGGAAAAAGCTGCAGATTAAGGTGGATAAATTACTTAAGGCCAGGGTTAAAGAGAGGGACATTTAGCAAACAAGAGGAGGAGACAATCCTGACCCTTCATCACATGTTAGGCAACAAGTAAGAGAACAAGATACATTGCTTTGACCATCAATCCTGACCCTCCATAATTTAATACATGATGAATGGTTCTACTATACTAAATTACTAATTGTTCCAAGATTGTTTATGATAAAACCTTTCGCGTGTTGTGCTTTAAGTGGTTAAGCCTAAGTTGGggatggatttggatcctctcctgagcaggagATCAGGATCCTCGGGATCAAACaatatggaccgttggattttgatctaacggctacaaacagaggatccctctaaaaattataataattatagccgttagatcaaaatccaacgcTCCATGTTGTTTGATCCCGAGGATCCTGATctcctgctcaggagaggatccaaatccgttgGGGATAAACGGTGTTAATTAATAGTGAATTGTTGATCCTTCTTTCTGAAATCATGACACACTGCTCGTCTCAGATATTAACCGTGCACTCTTCTTGTAATATCACTGATTAAGGCAAATAACTCCattaactcttttttttttctatgacCTCAGGTGGTCTCAAATTGCACAGCATTTGCCGGGAAGGACAGACAATGAGATAAAAAACTATTGGCATTCTTatttgaagaagaaagtgaCCAAAGCTGACGAAACAATGGAAGGTCCAAGAAAATCCCAGTACACAAGCACTTCAAGCTCAGAAATCTTGGAGTGTTCACCATCTCCCCAAAAGTCAACAACCGGCATCAATCCCAGTTATGAATCATTGCAAAAACCGCCGCCATTGGATGACTTATCCAAAGATCAGAACTGTCACTTAAGCCCTTTACCAAAGATTATGTTTGCCGAGTGGCTCTCCTTGGACCATGTTCATGGCGGGAGCTTTGCAAACAACATCAGTGATACTGGGGTTTCGAGGGAAGGATTTGATCATAGTACCACTTCAAATAACCTGCAAGCAGATCATGATCTAGGACATGGTTTTGAGTTGAACAATGAGGGAACATTTGGCAGTGGTTTTCATCATGGGATAAGCCATCATCATGGTTCGGGTTTGGAGATGATCAATTCGCAGTATAAGTTTGAGGAACAGATTTCAGGACCAGCGTTTGTTGATTTTGTAGATTTGTGTAGTGATTTCAACTTGCAGAATGATGCAatgtatttttataaataaaaatgggtGACCCCAAGCCAAGTAAGCTTCCTGCTTTGTGAATGTAGGGAGAACGTCTATTTCCAAGGAAATACAGTGAAAGAATTGCATTTGGATTTACATAATTTGATTATCTGATTCAACATATGGAATTAATTGAACATGAACAGAATttgattattttcttctttctaaacTGGTGTATCttggcaacaaaaaaaaaaccataacctTCATGAGTGAGATCGAATAACAAATCGGTGCAACTCAACGAGATGAATTAGAAATTTCTTAATCCGTTCCTGATAACCCCAATTAGTTTAGAACCATGAAATTGTTGTCTGCATGGATTATGGAGACCCAAAGAACAGCAGTGGCAACAGCAATTATCAAGGTAATAGGTGTCCATTTCAACGCAATAACCTGCTCAGAAAAATTAACATTGGATCAATGATGCAAAGAAATTAATTCGTTTAGAACATAAACTTCCATTAAGTATGAGTTTCGAGTAAATGTTAAAATGTACCTCGAGGAGCGGTGAACACCAAATAGACGAAACAgcttgaggaggaggaggaagcaatGGTCTTTCCAATAGATCTGTAAATTCAAGAATTTGGAACAAAAGAGGGAAGCAAATGATTTGTCCATGACACCTTAATGATGAATGCAGCGATAAATATGAAGCGTAATTTTACCTGAATGTCTCCGTCTCTCTATGATTTCTGAAAGATTTTCAGTAGCAATGTCTAAATCATGTTTCCGGTTAGCATTAAGCTTTGACAGATTAACCTGTGTTCTTGTATCAATGTATTgttttctaattttcccaaTGACACCATCTGTGACAGAACTTATTTGGGGTGGGATTAATGACGAAATTATAATTTGTTCTGCCTTCTAGTTATTAGAGATTGGTTGATATCGAATTCTATAACGAGGTGATGAGAATTACCGAATTTGACGAAGGAGTATGGTCTTGTGATTTTGTTAATGAGGTTACTGTCGAACTTTTCAAATTCCTTTTGCAAATCTTGAAGGTAATGGAAAGCTAGTTTTCTTGGATACGAAGATTCGCACAACGCGATGAATGCAATTCCCTTCTCCACCAAGTAACTACATTTTAGCAAAGATTAAGTGAACAAAACACCTGGTGGTGATGAAGTCTATtcaaaaatggaaaaagaaagaaaactgaaaaacagagaagaagaagaagaaggatacTTGAAGCAGTGATGATCGACATGAATGGTCATCCTGGAAGGAGGCAAGGCTCCTCTGGAGATTTCTTTGAATATGAACTCTCCTTGTTGCTTGTAAAACGAAGAGTTTTCGTGCTCTTCATTCATATAAGACGGTCCTTTGGCAAGACAAAGTCCATCACTGACCCTTCCAACAATTGTTAGCTTTACCATATCTAGCTAGTAGGGGAAGGAAGTTAGGGTATTTTACTTATAGAGGGATGAGAGGGGAAGGCAATGGAAAGAAATAACTTGGACATCAAGTTATTCCTTGGGGGTCATGGAATTGGAAGCTACGGAGATATTCTTTTCGTTTCCCCACTTCCTTTTCCAATGGAAAAGAAGAAATTTGAAGTTACATGCATGCGTATCACATGAACAATAATTGTCATCAAGATTCCACATTTGAACATTCATGATTCTCAAATTTATGAAATATTAACAATCAAATGTTGCGGAATGCCTCATCATGATTACACTTACCAACACTTATCAATCACCTTTATTATTAGAAAACGCCCACCGAGATAACATACTACAATTGAGATGTCTCGTATTTCAAACCAATTATGCACTTTcgtattgaaaaattaaaacacatgaCAGTGCATGATAGGGTTGTGATACTATTATACTATTATACTACCATCGTCACATCGTTTGTACAGGCTAGGCTTTTTCTATCATTGAGCAGATATGTAGAAACACAAAATTGCTCGCTCCTTTTTGGTTTTCTCCTGCACAAATTGTTCTTTAaaccaaaaatataaggaaacaGAAGTTGTTtttacaaacacacacacacacacacacacaataagtAACAATGACCCCATTATGTGAAGAAGAAACAAACACATCTAAAAAAACAAATGTACTCCAAACCAACCAAATACTCAATCGTACCTTAATATTAAGTTTAGCTTAAAAGCAACCGAGGAGCTTCTTAGGAGTTTTCCCTGTGGCACGGTATTTTGCAGCAGCTTCCTCCGCCTTGAGAAGATCTTCCCCGCGCTTGGCTTCAACCACCGCCCTCTTTTCTTCTGCAGCCTTGTGGATTAAAGCAATCTTGTTCTTCATCTGTTCCATGTACTCAGCCTTTTGCTTCTCCAATTTTTCCTGCTCATGCACAAAGTGAAAATGTCGGAACAGGAAACAAACAGAGAGTAAAAGACAAGACCTTTGCGTCTAGGAATCCAAGCAGATCATACGAAGAAATGCGCATAAATTGTTACCTCAATCTTTTTCAGCTCAGCCTCCACAATTGCCTTCCTGGTGTTTTCCCATGAACCGATGGCAGATAATTTCTTCTGAGCTCTGTTAGCCAGCACATACACTTTCAGTTCAGTATATCAAatgatatataaaaaaaaaaaaaaaaaaacttgattctTTATCAACGTATGAAACACCATGCAGGTGTCGGTTAGGTTACCAGGGCACTGTGCCTACCCCATTGCCCCCACCTCCAAATGCCCTTCCCCGTAAATAATAGTAGTTTAGAATAGAATGTCGTCTTGTCAAGAAACATATCAGACACCATGATTACTCAATTAGGCTCAATACTGAAGAAATCTCTTACTTATTCTGTGCCCTTGATTTCTCACTTTCTTCCCATGCTCTGATAAGTGACAGCCTTTTCTCTGTTGCAACTTTTGCTAGCACAGCATCTGAACAAGAAAACGATGATAGGAGGATAAGTTTAACCTAGTTGATTATAATGCGTACAAACAAGCAGGAATCAACGGACCTCATGATCAAACCCTAAACACTCACCGCGATTGATGGAACCCTCCTTACTTTTCTCTTCGGCAATAGGTTCCGAAGGCTCTGTGGGAGAAGAAGGAAAATGCAACTTTCAAAACATGACATGCAAAGGATAGAACATAACAAGTAAAAGCAACGGCAAGTTTGGTCGATCTAATGGAAGTATGGAGCTTTCTTACGTTGAGATTTTTATGACACCTTTTGATGAacatttcgtttttattttagaaGGAAATTTTGTAAGTTTGTAGCTAAATTAATAAGTTAAGGAAGCGAGAGTCCCAGAACAGCAGTTGAAATAATCAAAAGCAATTTGTTTAAATGAtcataaatcaaatttcaattgctTAACTAATCAAAATTAAATATCGACGACAAACCAACACATAGCAATTAGATGTTGGAATCTAATGAAACTCCTGAATATGAAATATAATTCTGACCCaggttgacaaaaaaaaaaaagattatcaAAGAGAATTTCATAGAAACGAAAAgatgtttacaacaaaaataCAGGGAAAAATTAtgggaaaagagaaagaaattcagaacAATAAGAGAAACCAAAGCAAGACTAGAAGCAGGGCAGAATCAAACCAATAATAATTAGTCAGCAACCATGGGAAAAATTacattaaaaggaaaaaaaagacaaatagATTCTAAAAACTACAAACAGACACATGATCACTAGCATGCATATAGCAATCCCAACTCATATTAATAGtctgaaattttctttttctcaccTACCAAACAGATTAAGTTATCAACTTCAACAAAACAACAAGAAAACATAATAAAGTGGAAAagattcagagagagagagagagagaggagagagaaatatACTGTCAACAACAGTAGCAAGGGCTTTGGACTCATCAAGCTCAGCCTTGCTTtcaggaggaggaggtggtggaATTTCAGATTTGTCCTTGTGGGACACAGGGTCTTTTGGAGCTTCCACAAGCGGCTTCTCTTTCTCCGCCGGAGCCGTAATCGGAGCGGGTGGAGGATCCGAGGGTGACTCAGATTCTAGCTTCTTGGGTTCCTCTGCCTCTGCCATGTTGATTGCTAAAGTTGGTTCGAAAGTGGAAGAAACCTCGAAGTTTTCAAAGGGAAGTTCACTGTAGTCTTTACAGTGAGAAGATTATAGAAGCAACggagggggggagagagagagtgcctCTGCCATGTTGATTGCTAAAGTTGGTTCGAAGGTGGAAGAAACCTCGAAGTTTTCAAAGGGAAGTTCACTGTATTCTTTAGAGTGAGAAGATAATAGAAGCGACGGAGGGggtgagagagaaggagagagagagttgggaTTGTATATGTTGTATGGTTGGAGTAAGGTAACTGATATTTCAAAGCACATTAGCTCATACTAGCTCATACAAGCTTAGTTGGATGGTAGGTACAAGTGGCTATTATGAGTtggcatatatttttttttagtaagaTAACAAAGTAATAGTCATTTCCTCATTTCGTTCATATATATTATAACACGTGTGAGATATTACTTTATCAAACATGAAATAACAAGAGAATTTGAAAAGTTAGGTATATGGAAACTAAGGAATGTAAGTTGAATTAACTACTCTCTTAGCTGATCTCATTCTTAATTTTGATTGATTTGGTGTTTGTAAGCACAAAGAAATCAAGAttttgaatgatttcatttcttTTCATACTTATTCTAAATTAGTAACACTAAGTGCCGATGTGATTATCACATGAAtcgaaaaattaataatttaacaaGTTTAATCCACACGATGGAGAAATAGATTAACTTGtgaaaacaataaaacaaaatgGATGTTATTATCAAGGAGAAAGCTATTGCTGGTGCTTAGCTTTTCCTAAGCATTGTTATACTTTTGCCGGAGTAACAAGGTACGTAGTGTGTTTTATTGTCAAAAATCCAAATCAAATTGTTGCTTAAACATTGCGTGCATATGATTATTGTAGTTCATGTATACAAGAATTGTAAACGTTTTATATAAGTTAAGTGACTcctaaataatttaatttaactTAATTTAATAGTCATTTTGGTCTAGAAGGAATTGAACGATTATGACCTTTGTCCAAAAATGGAAACAAAATTCACCCAATAATGCATGATGTTAAAATAGATTAAGTTAGATGAGTAAATGACGAATAGTGTAACTTGTAACTGTTTTTACGAGTAAATAACTTTCCGTTTGAATTCGACAATTCAATATAATGATGAGCTTCCATATTTGCATAAGGACCTGGACAACTCGTGACAAAACAAACTACAACAAATGGCTTTGCCTTGGGTGGTTTGTAGTTTACTTCTAACTTGTAAGTTACGGCAAAGGCCAAGGGACCAGAGAGGTTGGCCTAGGGCGAATCCCTACAGTTGTATTGACAACTATTGGAAATGATAAACAACTATTTAACCCTAAGAAACCGAGACCAACATTTATGCAACTAGATGTTATTGCGACGTTCATAAGTCAATTATGCACTATAATCATCAATTGTTTGATTTGCCTTTAGAAAATGAGTTGAGCTTATCCATTAAGGCAGTAAATAGGCCAAATTATAAGCTTAATacttttttaggaaaactaatgaaaaaaacttgaaaactttgagttttaatgataataacaaaataaagggtaaagtgaataataccaagtttgactttttagtgtaaaaaaatggttattcgttaaagtgaacagtaccacaagcttttcattaaaattctctACTTTTTTTTGCCACAAAATTTTTTTGAGTTCCAAACACAACTcggcaaaagagaaagcaaagtCTTGTTGGCAGGAATGAGATTCACTCTATATCTCTATGTTTGGAGTATGTGGATCAAGAGATTCGGACCattcaaaagaaagagaaagagattcAAATTGTtcaagtttttaagtttttgtgaGGTGGACCAATGAAATGGGAATGGGATGCTGTATAATTGAAATTTAGTGATCCAAATTTCTCAATTTgcatactgaaaacaaaaagaTTCAGCGAATCTCAATCCTTATTGGTAGTTGGAAAACGTTAAGGCACCAACTGCCACACCCTTCTGTTGACGTATTGACATCAGAAACAAACACTTGTTCCACTAGAAATAAATTTGTCGATCTCTGTAGTCTGTTCTGGAGTCCGGAGCTGTACATTAGAAGACTACATGTCGTAGTCGTGTGCTGTCCCTCTGAATGCTTACGTAGCTTAATTTCATTGGTTCTATTAGTTTATGGAAAACCGATTACATAGATTGAAAACaaattaatgttatttatatttaaaatagtATAATTATTTGTATAATCCCACACTCAACTTCTCAAGTGAGGTAAATCCCTGTATGCctcaatttatttataattttttaattgctAATCAACTAACAGTAATAAACATGCATGTAGAGAAAGAGAAAACGCGAAATCTTTATTCGTCCACGCACATGCCAAAGCACTTGGTTGGCAAAGTATTGGCGTTACGAAATTTGTCAGCCTTCTTTTCAACATTGAGATGTCCTTTATTGCGTTTTG
Proteins encoded in this region:
- the LOC126628935 gene encoding remorin-like, with translation MAEAEEPKKLESESPSDPPPAPITAPAEKEKPLVEAPKDPVSHKDKSEIPPPPPPESKAELDESKALATVVDKPSEPIAEEKSKEGSINRDAVLAKVATEKRLSLIRAWEESEKSRAQNKAQKKLSAIGSWENTRKAIVEAELKKIEEKLEKQKAEYMEQMKNKIALIHKAAEEKRAVVEAKRGEDLLKAEEAAAKYRATGKTPKKLLGCF
- the LOC126628931 gene encoding transcription factor LAF1-like, with product MGCRPSDKPKAKHRKGLWSPEEDLRLRNYILKHGHGCWSSVPINADLQRNGKSCRLRWINYLRPGLKRGTFSKQEEETILTLHHMLGNKWSQIAQHLPGRTDNEIKNYWHSYLKKKVTKADETMEGPRKSQYTSTSSSEILECSPSPQKSTTGINPSYESLQKPPPLDDLSKDQNCHLSPLPKIMFAEWLSLDHVHGGSFANNISDTGVSREGFDHSTTSNNLQADHDLGHGFELNNEGTFGSGFHHGISHHHGSGLEMINSQYKFEEQISGPAFVDFVDLCSDFNLQNDAMYFYK
- the LOC126628933 gene encoding 25.3 kDa vesicle transport protein-like, which translates into the protein MVKLTIVGRVSDGLCLAKGPSYMNEEHENSSFYKQQGEFIFKEISRGALPPSRMTIHVDHHCFNYLVEKGIAFIALCESSYPRKLAFHYLQDLQKEFEKFDSNLINKITRPYSFVKFDGVIGKIRKQYIDTRTQVNLSKLNANRKHDLDIATENLSEIIERRRHSDLLERPLLPPPPQAVSSIWCSPLLEVIALKWTPITLIIAVATAVLWVSIIHADNNFMVLN